The Nomia melanderi isolate GNS246 chromosome 4, iyNomMela1, whole genome shotgun sequence genome segment GCGTTTGGGAATCCCACGAAATATTGGCAGTTGAACTACGCCAAGGCGAAAGGGGGCATTCGAGGATGGGATGCTGCCGTGGCCGAGGCcagtgaaatttataaaacgagAATGGTCAGTGTTTCACGGGAGCGGTACCCTCCCGACAAAATTTGACCCCAACCGATTCGCGATTCGCTATACGTAAACGTTTCCATCCTCCACAGCACAATCTATGTTGCGACAATTGTCATTCTCATGTAGCTACGGCATTGAATCTAATGTCGTACGGTGATTCCAACAGTTGGAACATGATAAAGCTAGCGTTCCTGATGCTTTTGTATGGGAAGTACGTAAGGTAAGAACCGACGCGTCCCATGAACGTTCCGTTTACCTTCCACTGAAATGTCTTTCTTCAGTTTTTTAGCATTCTTGAAGACCTGGATGCCGTTTTGTCTGATCGTCGCTATCGTCACCGTCATTTCCCTATACGTATGGTAACTCAGAGAtttcacaaaaaatattttgtaagagCACATTGAGCAAAATGACAGCTACTAATTTCGACAGAAGTTTAAACAATTGCGGTCGATTTATTCAAATCTCCCGGATCTATTATtagaattacattattttacagatatatgtacatacaacAATAAGTCACACGATACAACGTAAG includes the following:
- the LOC116428337 gene encoding transmembrane protein 222, producing MSCNVCTHLTSVQAMNESEFSSDEQHFPDDASNMELIVDPNRQRFPFCIVWTPLPILTYFLPFIGHMGIATSAGVIRDFAGPYHVSEDNMAFGNPTKYWQLNYAKAKGGIRGWDAAVAEASEIYKTRMHNLCCDNCHSHVATALNLMSYGDSNSWNMIKLAFLMLLYGKYVSFLAFLKTWMPFCLIVAIVTVISLYVW